The Actinocatenispora sera genome has a window encoding:
- a CDS encoding ABC transporter substrate-binding protein yields MAAVGAMVVVAALGACSKNTGGSGNGGNENDVTKNTGGISNNPKDSQGPAPAVAGAKKGGDLQILQTSDFEHLDGQRTYVVQAMSAEQLFSRTLTMFKQGKNGKLTLVGDLATGPGKDLDGSKCMNWEYTLKDGLKYEDGSAITAKDVAYGISRSFSSQIAEGPHYLAQWLANDVNYNKTYKGPYNGGADIGPGLEVKNDKTLIFHFKAPHCDLPFALQLPTSTPVPKAQDKGAKYDLHPFSSGPYKIKTYNRGSKLVLERNKFWDPKTDPIRHAYPNTITYNFGPTDTTETNRMIADAGPDQYAVAQENVPQSLVPKVTGNASLKDRTISGQGPFVYYVAVNTQHVKDLKVRQAMAYALDRKAIIQTLGGDALAAPATTLLSPTVIGWKNYKTFDGGESGNPAKAKELLAGKKPKLIFGYRNNPWGQRIAPAIQQSFEKAGFKIVLKPVDPENYFTELGRKDNPFDFYITDWAADWPTGAAVLPVLTDGTSIQPNGNNDVSYYSDDAYNKKLDAASKLPSDQSADDWAKLDQEWSKFAATIPVYYNKSLSLTGSKVGGVELSTDLGTNVYTSVYLK; encoded by the coding sequence GTGGCTGCCGTAGGCGCCATGGTCGTGGTCGCTGCCCTTGGCGCCTGCTCGAAGAACACGGGCGGTAGCGGCAACGGCGGCAACGAAAACGACGTCACGAAGAACACGGGCGGTATTTCGAACAACCCGAAGGACTCGCAGGGCCCCGCGCCGGCCGTCGCCGGTGCGAAGAAGGGCGGCGACCTGCAGATCCTGCAGACCAGCGACTTCGAGCACCTGGACGGCCAGCGCACCTACGTGGTGCAGGCGATGTCCGCGGAGCAGCTGTTCTCGCGCACCCTGACGATGTTCAAGCAGGGCAAGAACGGCAAGCTGACGCTGGTCGGCGACCTGGCGACCGGGCCGGGCAAGGACCTCGACGGCAGCAAGTGCATGAACTGGGAGTACACCCTCAAGGACGGCCTCAAGTACGAGGACGGCTCCGCGATCACCGCCAAGGACGTGGCGTACGGGATCTCGCGGTCCTTCTCCTCGCAGATCGCCGAGGGTCCGCACTACCTGGCGCAGTGGCTGGCGAACGACGTCAACTACAACAAGACCTACAAGGGCCCCTACAACGGCGGCGCCGACATCGGTCCGGGCCTGGAGGTCAAGAACGACAAGACCCTGATCTTCCACTTCAAGGCGCCGCACTGCGACCTGCCGTTCGCGCTGCAGCTGCCGACCTCGACCCCGGTGCCGAAGGCGCAGGACAAGGGCGCGAAGTACGACCTGCACCCGTTCTCGTCCGGTCCGTACAAGATCAAGACGTACAACCGGGGCAGCAAGCTGGTTCTGGAGCGCAACAAGTTCTGGGACCCGAAGACCGACCCGATCCGGCACGCGTACCCGAACACGATCACCTACAACTTCGGTCCGACGGACACCACCGAGACCAACCGGATGATCGCGGACGCCGGCCCGGACCAGTACGCGGTGGCGCAGGAGAACGTGCCGCAGTCGCTGGTGCCGAAGGTGACCGGTAACGCGAGCCTGAAGGACCGGACGATCAGCGGTCAGGGCCCGTTCGTCTACTACGTCGCGGTCAACACGCAGCACGTCAAGGACCTGAAGGTCCGTCAGGCGATGGCGTACGCGCTGGACCGCAAGGCGATCATCCAGACCCTCGGCGGTGACGCGCTGGCCGCGCCGGCGACCACCCTGCTGTCTCCGACGGTGATCGGCTGGAAGAACTACAAGACGTTCGACGGCGGGGAGAGCGGCAACCCGGCGAAGGCCAAGGAGCTGCTCGCGGGCAAGAAGCCGAAGCTGATCTTCGGCTACCGCAACAACCCGTGGGGCCAGCGGATCGCGCCGGCGATCCAGCAGTCGTTCGAGAAGGCGGGCTTCAAGATCGTGTTGAAGCCGGTCGACCCGGAGAACTACTTCACCGAGCTGGGCCGGAAGGACAACCCGTTCGACTTCTACATCACCGACTGGGCGGCCGACTGGCCGACCGGCGCGGCGGTGCTGCCGGTGCTGACCGACGGAACCAGCATCCAGCCGAACGGTAACAACGACGTGTCGTACTACAGCGACGACGCCTACAACAAGAAGCTGGACGCGGCGAGCAAGCTGCCGTCCGACCAGTCCGCGGACGACTGGGCGAAGCTGGACCAGGAGTGGTCCAAGTTCGCCGCGACCATCCCGGTCTACTACAACAAGAGCCTGTCGCTGACCGGCTCGAAGGTCGGCGGTGTCGAGCTGTCGACCGACCTGGGTACCAACGTCTACACGAGCGTCTACCTCAAGTAG
- a CDS encoding ABC transporter permease — MIRYLVKRVLLAILSLFAVSVITFILFFAVPTSPAYVMCGKQCDAHAIAQTEQRLGLDKPTYVQYGEFMKGMVAGRTYGTGELALKCPAPCLGFSFRTNEPVTDIIGRTLPVTVSIVVGATVLQLVLGVGLGMISALRRGTAFDKAAVGVSLVGASMQIYFFGPILLLIFVYTMHLLPNPGYTSPFDDPGQWLVQMLLPWLTLGFLNSAIFARLSRAQMLETLSEDFVRTARAKGLTKWKVYGRHALRAAITPIVTTAGLYFGASLGGAVITETVFGVNGLGRTAVQAVNDLNLPVVMATVLLAAFFIIVLNIVVDMLYSVIDPRVRLS, encoded by the coding sequence ATGATTCGGTACCTGGTCAAGCGTGTTCTGTTGGCGATACTGTCGCTGTTCGCGGTCAGTGTCATCACGTTCATCCTGTTCTTCGCGGTGCCCACCTCGCCCGCGTACGTCATGTGCGGCAAGCAGTGCGACGCGCACGCGATCGCGCAGACCGAGCAGCGGCTCGGCCTCGACAAGCCCACCTACGTGCAGTACGGCGAGTTCATGAAGGGCATGGTCGCCGGCCGGACGTACGGCACGGGCGAGCTCGCGCTGAAGTGCCCGGCGCCGTGCCTGGGCTTCTCGTTCCGCACCAACGAGCCGGTCACCGACATCATCGGACGCACCCTGCCGGTGACGGTGTCGATCGTGGTCGGCGCGACGGTGCTGCAGCTGGTGCTCGGGGTCGGCCTGGGGATGATCTCGGCATTGCGCCGGGGCACCGCGTTCGACAAGGCGGCGGTGGGCGTGAGCCTGGTCGGTGCGTCGATGCAGATCTACTTCTTCGGCCCGATCCTCTTGTTGATCTTCGTCTACACGATGCACCTGCTACCCAACCCGGGGTACACGTCGCCGTTCGACGATCCCGGCCAGTGGCTCGTGCAGATGCTGCTGCCCTGGCTGACGCTGGGCTTCCTGAACTCGGCGATCTTCGCCCGGCTGTCTCGGGCGCAGATGCTGGAGACGCTGTCGGAGGACTTCGTCCGGACCGCCCGGGCCAAGGGCCTGACCAAGTGGAAGGTGTACGGCCGGCACGCGTTGCGGGCCGCGATCACACCGATCGTCACCACCGCCGGGCTCTACTTCGGCGCGTCGCTGGGCGGGGCGGTGATCACCGAAACGGTGTTCGGCGTCAACGGCCTGGGCCGCACCGCGGTGCAGGCGGTGAACGACCTGAACCTCCCGGTGGTGATGGCAACGGTGCTGTTGGCGGCGTTCTTCATCATCGTGCTCAACATCGTGGTCGACATGCTGTATTCGGTGATCGATCCGCGTGTGCGGTTGAGCTGA
- a CDS encoding ABC transporter ATP-binding protein, translated as MAPRSSSPLLTVEGLAKHFPVKQGAFGTKALVRAVDGVDFSVDRGETLGLVGESGCGKTTTGRMVVKLLESTAGKIVFEDRDITRYNRSQMRSLRHDLQIIFQDPYSSLNPRHTVGKIVAMPLQVNGINPPGGVKKRVQELLETVGLNPEHYNRYPHEFSGGQRQRIGIARALALRPKLIVADEPVSALDVSIQAQVINLLRDLQREFDLAFVFIAHDLAVVRHFCQRIGVMYLGKMVEIGDRHQIYEEPAHPYTRALLSAVPDVTKIGEKGRERIRLEGDVPTPLNPPSGCRFRTRCWKAQPKCAEVEPPLLQIGTGQQVACHFPETGPLA; from the coding sequence GTGGCGCCGCGTAGCTCGTCCCCCCTGCTCACGGTGGAGGGGCTGGCCAAGCACTTCCCGGTCAAGCAGGGCGCCTTCGGCACCAAGGCGCTGGTGCGCGCCGTCGACGGGGTCGACTTCAGCGTCGACCGCGGCGAGACGCTCGGCCTGGTCGGCGAGTCCGGCTGCGGCAAGACGACCACCGGCCGGATGGTGGTCAAGCTGCTGGAGTCGACCGCCGGCAAGATCGTGTTCGAGGACCGCGACATCACCCGGTACAACCGGTCGCAGATGCGGTCGCTGCGGCACGACCTGCAGATCATCTTCCAGGACCCGTACTCGTCGTTGAACCCGCGGCACACGGTCGGCAAGATCGTGGCGATGCCGTTGCAGGTCAACGGGATCAACCCACCCGGCGGGGTGAAGAAGCGGGTGCAGGAGCTGCTGGAGACGGTCGGCCTGAACCCGGAGCACTACAACCGCTACCCGCACGAGTTCTCCGGCGGTCAGCGGCAGCGCATCGGGATCGCCCGGGCGCTCGCGTTGCGGCCCAAGCTGATCGTGGCCGACGAGCCGGTGTCCGCGCTGGACGTGTCGATCCAGGCGCAGGTGATCAACCTGCTGCGCGATCTGCAGCGCGAGTTCGACCTGGCGTTCGTGTTCATCGCGCACGACCTGGCCGTGGTCCGGCACTTCTGCCAGCGCATCGGCGTGATGTACCTGGGCAAGATGGTGGAGATCGGCGACCGGCACCAGATCTACGAGGAGCCCGCCCACCCGTACACCCGGGCGCTGCTGTCGGCGGTGCCGGACGTGACGAAGATCGGGGAGAAGGGCCGGGAGCGCATCCGGCTGGAGGGCGACGTGCCCACCCCGCTGAACCCGCCGTCCGGCTGCCGGTTCCGCACCCGGTGCTGGAAGGCGCAGCCCAAGTGCGCCGAGGTGGAGCCGCCGTTGCTGCAGATCGGTACCGGTCAGCAGGTGGCCTGCCACTTCCCGGAGACCGGCCCGCTCGCCTGA
- a CDS encoding ABC transporter ATP-binding protein, translated as MTATASSAATSEVQDDRPYLEVDDLRVQFKTEDGIVRAVDGISFKLERGRTLGIVGESGSGKSVTSLTVLGLHNMARTRVTGSVRVNGREIVGLDEEKVRRMRGRDMAMIFQDPLSALHPYYTIGRQIAEAYLVHHPGQKAKAKRRAIEMLDRVGIPQPQRRYDSYPHEFSGGMRQRAMIAMALVNDPSLLIADEPTTALDVTVQAQILDLLDDLQREFNSAIIMITHDLGVVSRVANDVMVMYGGHAIEFGSVDQVLTEPQHPYTWGLLQSVPSLRGNAEDDLDPIPGSPPSLINLPSGCAFHPRCAYRMIGGGPCDLEVPELLPTAQEGHVVACHLPENERRRIYAEEIKLGAE; from the coding sequence GTGACAGCCACAGCATCGTCGGCCGCGACGTCTGAGGTTCAGGACGACCGGCCGTACCTGGAGGTCGACGACCTGCGGGTGCAGTTCAAGACCGAGGACGGCATCGTTCGTGCGGTCGACGGGATCTCCTTCAAGCTGGAGCGCGGGCGCACCCTGGGCATCGTGGGTGAGTCCGGCTCGGGCAAGAGCGTGACCAGCCTGACGGTCCTGGGCCTGCACAACATGGCCCGCACCCGGGTCACCGGCTCGGTCCGCGTCAACGGGCGGGAGATCGTCGGCCTGGACGAGGAGAAGGTCCGCCGGATGCGCGGCCGCGACATGGCCATGATCTTCCAGGACCCGCTGTCCGCCCTGCACCCGTACTACACGATCGGCCGGCAGATCGCCGAGGCCTACCTGGTGCACCACCCCGGCCAGAAGGCGAAGGCGAAGCGGCGGGCGATCGAGATGCTCGACCGGGTGGGGATCCCGCAGCCGCAGCGGCGGTACGACTCCTACCCGCACGAGTTCTCGGGCGGTATGCGGCAGCGCGCCATGATCGCGATGGCGCTGGTGAACGACCCGTCGCTGCTGATCGCCGACGAGCCGACCACCGCGCTGGACGTGACGGTGCAGGCGCAGATCCTGGACCTGCTGGACGACCTGCAGCGCGAGTTCAACTCGGCGATCATCATGATCACCCACGACCTGGGTGTGGTGAGCCGGGTCGCGAACGACGTGATGGTGATGTACGGCGGGCACGCGATCGAGTTCGGCTCGGTCGACCAGGTGCTGACCGAACCGCAGCACCCGTACACCTGGGGTCTGCTGCAGTCGGTGCCGTCGCTGCGGGGCAACGCCGAGGACGACCTGGACCCGATTCCGGGCAGCCCGCCGAGCCTGATCAACCTGCCGTCCGGCTGCGCGTTCCACCCGCGCTGCGCGTACCGGATGATCGGTGGCGGCCCGTGTGACCTCGAGGTGCCGGAGCTGCTCCCGACCGCGCAGGAGGGCCACGTGGTGGCCTGCCACCTGCCGGAGAACGAGCGCCGGCGCATCTACGCCGAAGAGATCAAGCTGGGAGCCGAGTAG
- a CDS encoding ABC transporter permease → MARYLIRRILLAVLTMFAVSVVTFLLFFAVPTSPAYVMCGKQCDAHAIAQTEHRLGLDQPTYVQYGQFMKGMVAGRTYGTGDLAVKCPAPCLGFSFRTNEPVTDIIKRTVPVTVSIVVGALVIQTVLGVGLGMISALKRGSVFDKTAVGVSLVGASMQIYFFGPILLLIFVYSLHVLPNPGYTSPFDDPAQWFTQLLLPWATLGFLNSAIYARLSRAQMLETLSEDFVRTARAKGLPKRKVYARHALRAAITPIVTIAGLDLGGALGGAVITETVFGVNGLGRTAVQAVNDLNLPVVMGTVLLAAFFIIVMNIIVDVLYSVIDPRVRLG, encoded by the coding sequence ATGGCTCGGTATTTGATCAGGCGGATCCTGCTCGCCGTGCTGACGATGTTCGCCGTCAGCGTGGTGACGTTCCTGCTGTTCTTCGCGGTGCCGACGTCCCCGGCGTACGTCATGTGCGGCAAGCAGTGCGACGCGCACGCCATCGCGCAGACCGAGCACCGGCTGGGGCTCGATCAGCCGACCTACGTGCAGTACGGCCAGTTCATGAAGGGCATGGTCGCCGGCCGGACGTACGGCACGGGCGACCTCGCGGTGAAGTGCCCGGCCCCGTGCCTGGGCTTCTCGTTCCGCACCAACGAGCCGGTCACCGACATCATCAAGCGCACCGTCCCGGTGACGGTGTCGATCGTGGTCGGCGCCCTGGTCATCCAGACGGTGCTGGGCGTCGGGCTGGGCATGATATCGGCGCTGAAGAGAGGCAGTGTCTTCGACAAGACGGCGGTGGGCGTCAGCCTCGTCGGTGCGTCGATGCAGATCTACTTCTTCGGCCCGATCCTCTTGTTGATCTTCGTCTACTCGCTGCACGTCTTACCCAACCCGGGTTACACGTCACCGTTCGATGATCCCGCGCAATGGTTCACGCAGCTACTTCTGCCCTGGGCCACCCTGGGCTTCCTGAACTCGGCGATCTATGCCCGGTTGTCCCGCGCGCAGATGCTGGAGACGTTGTCGGAGGACTTCGTCCGGACCGCCCGGGCCAAGGGTCTGCCGAAACGGAAGGTCTACGCCCGACACGCGTTGCGGGCCGCGATCACCCCGATCGTCACCATCGCAGGCCTCGATCTGGGCGGCGCGCTGGGTGGGGCGGTGATCACCGAGACGGTGTTCGGCGTCAACGGCCTGGGCCGCACCGCTGTGCAGGCGGTGAACGACCTGAACCTCCCGGTCGTGATGGGCACCGTGTTGCTCGCGGCGTTCTTCATCATCGTCATGAACATCATCGTCGACGTGCTGTACTCCGTGATCGACCCGCGGGTGCGGCTGGGCTGA
- a CDS encoding ABC transporter permease — protein MTQTPLGPHDQAEPPGGGIAVGEVPVAEGGDTTAGTSGAAIVGRSPGQLAWIRLKRDRVALVSGIVLVIMFVLAIAAPLISKLYGANATDQHSDLLDTSGYPLGYLGGISSSHWLGLEPQLGRDVLMQLIYGMRTSLVIAFLAAIITISIGIVIGIVAGYAGGIVDSIINWFIDLVLAFPFFIFCLAAIPVITNKVYGERGDVSALFRVGLIIGVFACFSWTYPARLVRGQVLSLREREFVEAARAAGAGMGHILFRQLLPNIWAPILVVFSLNVPQFITGEAALSFLNIGVVEPTPDLGRMINNGTTFLQTDPFYTMVSGATILILVLAFNLFGDSVRDALDPKSSR, from the coding sequence ATGACGCAGACCCCGTTGGGTCCTCACGACCAGGCGGAGCCGCCGGGCGGCGGCATCGCGGTCGGTGAGGTTCCCGTCGCCGAGGGCGGCGACACCACCGCGGGTACGTCGGGTGCCGCCATCGTCGGCCGGTCTCCGGGCCAACTCGCCTGGATCCGGTTGAAGCGTGACCGGGTGGCACTCGTCAGTGGCATCGTCCTGGTCATCATGTTCGTGCTGGCCATCGCCGCGCCACTGATTTCCAAGCTCTACGGGGCGAACGCCACCGACCAGCACTCCGACCTGCTGGACACCTCTGGGTACCCGCTCGGGTACCTGGGCGGCATCAGCAGCTCGCACTGGCTCGGTCTGGAGCCGCAGCTCGGCCGGGACGTGCTGATGCAGCTGATCTACGGAATGCGCACCTCGCTGGTGATCGCGTTCCTGGCCGCGATCATCACGATCTCGATCGGGATCGTCATCGGCATCGTGGCCGGCTACGCCGGCGGCATCGTCGACTCGATCATCAACTGGTTCATCGACCTGGTGCTCGCCTTCCCGTTCTTCATCTTCTGCCTGGCGGCGATCCCGGTCATCACGAACAAGGTGTACGGCGAGCGTGGTGACGTCTCGGCGCTGTTCCGGGTCGGGTTGATCATCGGCGTGTTCGCCTGCTTCAGCTGGACCTATCCGGCCCGGCTGGTTCGCGGCCAGGTGCTGTCGCTGCGCGAGCGCGAGTTCGTCGAGGCGGCCCGGGCGGCCGGCGCCGGCATGGGACACATCCTGTTCCGCCAGCTGCTGCCGAACATCTGGGCGCCGATCCTGGTGGTCTTCTCGCTCAACGTGCCGCAGTTCATCACCGGTGAAGCGGCCCTGTCGTTCCTGAACATCGGCGTGGTCGAACCAACACCGGACCTGGGCCGCATGATCAACAACGGGACGACGTTCCTGCAGACCGACCCCTTCTACACGATGGTCTCCGGTGCCACGATCCTGATCCTGGTGCTGGCCTTCAACCTGTTCGGCGACTCCGTGCGAGACGCCCTCGACCCGAAGTCGTCCCGATGA
- a CDS encoding 4a-hydroxytetrahydrobiopterin dehydratase, with amino-acid sequence MGTLLSAQQVADGLRALPAWHGDTTEITRSYTAPDFLSGIRAVDAVADAAEAAGHHPDIDIRWTTITFTLVTHASGGVTEADLRLAATIDELLGTSA; translated from the coding sequence ATGGGGACCCTACTATCCGCTCAGCAGGTCGCCGATGGGCTCCGGGCCCTACCGGCCTGGCACGGCGACACCACCGAGATTACGCGTAGCTACACCGCACCGGATTTCCTCTCCGGCATCCGCGCCGTCGACGCGGTGGCCGATGCGGCCGAGGCGGCCGGGCACCATCCGGACATCGACATCCGCTGGACGACCATCACGTTCACCCTGGTCACGCACGCATCGGGCGGAGTGACCGAAGCTGACCTGCGGCTTGCTGCGACCATCGACGAACTCCTCGGCACATCGGCCTGA
- a CDS encoding fumarate reductase/succinate dehydrogenase flavoprotein subunit has protein sequence MTDIERHSYDVVVIGAGGAGLRAAIEARLAGKRTAIICKSLFGKAHTVMAEGGAAAAMGNVNPNDNWQVHFRDTMRGGKFMNHWRMAELHAKEAPDRIWELETYGALFDRTPEGKISQRNFGGHEYPRLAHVGDRTGLELIRTLQQKIVSLQQEDYAASGDYEANIKVFAETTVTEIFGTDGKVSGCFGYYRESGDFLLFEAPAIVLATGGIGKSFKVTSNSWEYTGDGHALALRSGAKLLNMEFVQFHPTGMVWPPSVKGILVTESVRGDGGVLRNADGKRFMFDYVPDVFREQYAQTEEEGDRWYTDPDNNRRPPELLPRDEVARAINSEVKAGRGSPRGGVFLDIASRRSAEFIHKRLPSMYHQFKELADVDITKEPMEVGPTCHYVMGGIEVDPDTGAASVPGLFAAGEVSGGMHGSNRLGGNSLSDLLVFGKRAGDGAASYVDALTGRPVVADDDVTAAVQTALAPFERAGGPSPYEVHAELQQTLNDLVGIIRKAPELEQAVERIAELRKRIDTVAAPPGRRYNPGWHLCLDLRNMLMVGECVARAALERQESRGGHTRDDYPTMSAEWRQVNLVCTANDADEVTVARQPLPEMPRRLQELFERGELAKYLTEAELATFDQATSTSDGADAATEAKPAAGANGKAEAKRAAGAKGKAEAKSSAAGTKGKAEAKPAAGAKGKAEAKSAAGAKDAAGADTTGTDDTDSEGGEK, from the coding sequence ATGACCGACATCGAACGCCACTCCTACGACGTCGTCGTCATCGGGGCCGGTGGGGCGGGACTGCGCGCCGCGATCGAGGCGCGGCTCGCCGGCAAGCGGACGGCGATCATCTGCAAGTCGCTGTTCGGCAAGGCGCACACCGTCATGGCCGAGGGCGGCGCCGCCGCCGCGATGGGCAACGTCAACCCGAACGACAACTGGCAGGTGCACTTCCGCGACACCATGCGCGGCGGCAAGTTCATGAACCACTGGCGGATGGCCGAACTGCACGCCAAGGAGGCCCCGGACCGCATCTGGGAGCTGGAGACCTACGGCGCGCTGTTCGACCGCACGCCCGAGGGCAAGATCTCGCAGCGCAACTTCGGCGGCCACGAGTACCCGCGGCTCGCCCACGTCGGTGACCGCACCGGCCTGGAGCTGATCCGTACCCTGCAGCAGAAGATCGTGTCGCTGCAGCAGGAGGACTACGCGGCGAGCGGCGACTACGAGGCGAACATCAAGGTGTTCGCCGAGACCACCGTCACCGAGATCTTCGGTACCGACGGGAAGGTCTCCGGCTGCTTCGGCTACTACCGCGAGTCGGGCGACTTCCTGCTGTTCGAGGCGCCGGCCATCGTGCTGGCCACCGGCGGCATCGGCAAGTCGTTCAAGGTCACCAGCAACTCCTGGGAGTACACCGGGGACGGGCACGCGCTCGCCCTGCGCTCCGGCGCCAAGCTGCTGAACATGGAGTTCGTGCAGTTCCACCCGACCGGGATGGTCTGGCCGCCGTCGGTGAAGGGCATCCTCGTCACCGAGTCGGTCCGCGGTGACGGCGGCGTGCTGCGCAACGCCGACGGCAAGCGGTTCATGTTCGACTACGTGCCGGACGTGTTCCGCGAGCAGTACGCGCAGACCGAGGAGGAGGGCGACCGGTGGTACACCGATCCGGACAACAACCGGCGCCCGCCCGAGCTGCTGCCCCGTGACGAGGTGGCCCGCGCGATCAACTCCGAGGTGAAGGCGGGCCGCGGATCGCCCCGCGGCGGCGTGTTCCTGGACATCGCGTCGCGCCGCTCGGCCGAGTTCATCCACAAGCGGCTGCCCTCGATGTACCACCAGTTCAAGGAGCTGGCCGACGTCGACATCACGAAGGAGCCGATGGAGGTCGGGCCGACCTGCCACTACGTGATGGGCGGCATCGAGGTCGACCCGGACACCGGCGCGGCGAGCGTACCGGGGCTGTTCGCGGCCGGCGAGGTCTCCGGCGGCATGCACGGATCCAACCGGCTGGGCGGCAACTCGCTGTCCGACCTGCTGGTGTTCGGCAAGCGGGCCGGCGACGGCGCGGCGTCCTACGTGGATGCGCTGACCGGCCGGCCGGTGGTGGCCGACGACGACGTCACCGCCGCGGTGCAGACCGCGCTCGCCCCGTTCGAGCGCGCCGGCGGGCCCAGCCCGTACGAGGTGCACGCGGAGCTGCAGCAGACGCTCAACGATCTGGTCGGCATCATCCGCAAGGCTCCGGAACTCGAGCAGGCGGTGGAGCGCATCGCCGAGCTGCGCAAGCGCATCGACACGGTCGCCGCACCGCCCGGCCGCCGGTACAACCCGGGCTGGCACCTGTGCCTGGACCTGCGCAACATGCTGATGGTCGGCGAGTGCGTGGCGCGGGCCGCGCTCGAGCGGCAGGAGAGCCGCGGCGGGCACACCCGGGACGACTACCCGACGATGTCGGCGGAGTGGCGGCAGGTCAACCTGGTCTGCACCGCGAACGACGCGGACGAGGTCACCGTCGCTCGCCAGCCGCTGCCCGAGATGCCGCGGCGGCTGCAGGAACTGTTCGAGCGGGGCGAGCTGGCGAAGTACCTGACCGAGGCGGAACTCGCCACGTTCGACCAGGCAACGTCCACTTCGGACGGTGCCGACGCGGCGACCGAGGCCAAGCCCGCCGCCGGAGCGAACGGCAAGGCGGAGGCGAAGCGCGCCGCCGGGGCGAAGGGCAAGGCCGAGGCGAAGTCGAGCGCCGCTGGTACGAAGGGCAAGGCCGAGGCGAAGCCCGCCGCCGGGGCGAAGGGCAAGGCCGAGGCGAAGTCGGCCGCCGGCGCGAAGGACGCGGCCGGGGCGGACACGACCGGGACCGACGACACGGACTCCGAGGGAGGCGAGAAGTAA
- a CDS encoding DUF1990 family protein produces MSADPAPLTYPEVGATAGGALPSGYRHVRRTERLGAGPEVYHAVAAAMADWRIHRDAGLTVRTEADRPALGVQFVTGIRLGPLRIAAPCRIVWYVEEPDRYGFGFGTLPGHPERGEESFLVEWTGTDDVVFTIAAFSRPAAWYARLGAAPARWLQDRVTDRYVAAARALAAG; encoded by the coding sequence ATGAGCGCCGACCCGGCGCCGCTGACGTACCCGGAGGTCGGTGCCACCGCCGGCGGCGCGCTCCCGAGCGGGTACCGGCACGTCCGGCGCACCGAGCGGCTCGGCGCCGGGCCCGAGGTGTACCACGCGGTCGCGGCCGCGATGGCGGACTGGCGGATCCACCGCGACGCGGGCCTGACGGTGCGTACCGAGGCGGACCGGCCGGCGCTGGGCGTCCAGTTCGTCACCGGCATCCGGCTGGGGCCGCTGCGGATCGCGGCGCCCTGCCGGATCGTCTGGTACGTCGAGGAACCCGACCGGTACGGGTTCGGGTTCGGCACCCTTCCCGGCCATCCGGAGCGGGGCGAGGAGTCGTTCCTGGTCGAGTGGACCGGTACCGACGACGTGGTGTTCACCATCGCCGCGTTCAGCCGCCCGGCCGCCTGGTACGCGCGGCTCGGCGCCGCGCCGGCCCGCTGGCTGCAGGACCGGGTCACCGACCGGTACGTCGCCGCCGCCCGTGCCCTCGCCGCCGGCTGA
- a CDS encoding (deoxy)nucleoside triphosphate pyrophosphohydrolase, giving the protein MVVGAAIIRHGRVLAAQRATPPAAAGRWEFPGGKVDPGETEPDALVRECVEELGVRIVVGDRLGADVTMVNGAVLRLYLAELLAGEPRALEHLEVRWLAADELDSVPWLPADAPLAAALAPHLTG; this is encoded by the coding sequence ATCGTCGTCGGCGCGGCGATCATCCGGCACGGTCGGGTCCTGGCCGCGCAGCGCGCGACGCCGCCCGCGGCGGCCGGCCGGTGGGAGTTTCCCGGCGGCAAGGTCGACCCGGGCGAGACCGAACCGGACGCGCTGGTCCGCGAGTGCGTCGAGGAACTCGGTGTCCGGATCGTCGTCGGCGACCGGCTCGGCGCCGACGTCACGATGGTCAACGGTGCGGTGCTCCGGCTCTACCTGGCCGAACTGCTCGCCGGCGAGCCGCGCGCGCTGGAGCACCTGGAGGTGCGCTGGCTCGCCGCCGACGAGCTCGACTCGGTGCCGTGGCTGCCGGCCGACGCGCCGCTCGCGGCGGCCCTGGCGCCACACCTGACCGGATGA
- a CDS encoding VOC family protein, with translation MAIRPIQPCLWFDGQAEQAARLYTSVFPDSRVLGVTRVPEAAPGETGSVMTVEFELNGQRFVALNGGPECPFTEAVSFQVLCETQDEIDRYWAALTDGGKEGPCGWAYDRFGLAWQIVPQVLPKLLEHPDQTVANRVTAAFMGMNKLDIAALERAASNEV, from the coding sequence ATGGCTATTCGTCCGATCCAGCCGTGCCTGTGGTTCGACGGGCAGGCCGAGCAGGCGGCGCGGCTGTACACGTCGGTGTTCCCGGACTCGCGGGTCCTGGGTGTCACCCGGGTGCCGGAAGCCGCTCCGGGGGAGACCGGTTCGGTCATGACGGTGGAGTTCGAGCTCAACGGCCAGCGCTTCGTGGCGCTCAACGGCGGCCCGGAGTGCCCGTTCACCGAGGCGGTGTCGTTCCAGGTGCTGTGCGAGACGCAGGACGAGATCGACCGGTACTGGGCGGCGTTGACCGACGGCGGCAAGGAGGGGCCGTGCGGCTGGGCGTACGACCGGTTCGGGCTGGCGTGGCAGATCGTGCCGCAGGTGCTGCCGAAGCTGCTGGAGCACCCCGATCAGACGGTGGCGAACCGGGTGACGGCGGCGTTCATGGGGATGAACAAGCTGGACATCGCCGCGCTGGAGCGCGCCGCCTCGAACGAGGTGTGA